A genomic stretch from Coffea arabica cultivar ET-39 chromosome 10c, Coffea Arabica ET-39 HiFi, whole genome shotgun sequence includes:
- the LOC140015950 gene encoding uncharacterized protein: MEALLICYHPGKANKVADAFSRKSRVLREPATKDQMKNFEVDSTAQMLAALVVAPTSIDRIKETQHSDDEFAKIKEKLRVESFDGFELKDDESLRKEGKLCVPRDERLKHELLKETHSSRFSIHPGGAKMYQELKRNY, from the exons ATGGAGGCATTACTTATATG TTACCATCCGGGTAAGGCAAATAAGGTAGCAGACGCCTTCAGTAGGAAGTCAAGGGTATTAAGAGAACCCGCGACAAAGGATCAGATGAAGAATTTTGAAGTGGACTCCACGGCTCAAATGTTAGCTGCCTTAGTGGTCGCACCTACCTCAATAGATAGGATTAAAGAAACCCAACATTCTGATGACGAGTTTGCAAAGATTAAGGAAAAACTTAGAGTGGAATCCTTCGATGGGTTTGAATTGAAAGATGATGAGAGTTTACGGAAGGAGGGTAAATTATGTGTGCCAAGGGATGAAAGATTGAAGCATGAATTGCTAAAGGAGACACACAGTTCAAGATTCTCAATTCACCCTGGTGGGGCTAAAATGTACCAAGAGTTGAAAAGAAATTACTAG